A stretch of Alkalicella caledoniensis DNA encodes these proteins:
- the aspS gene encoding aspartate--tRNA ligase: protein MERTHYCGNVTEEFIGQKVSIKGWVAKRRDLGSLIFLDLRDREGIVQCVINNDNPEAFQVGEKIRGEYVVEVVGEVVERSSANPNIKTGKIEIIVEKINILNTANTTPFYITDESDVDPNLRLKHRYLDLRRPKMLNNLMVRSKTAKVMRDYLDNHGFVEVETPILTKSTPEGARDYVVPSRISPGSFYALPQSPQLFKQLLMVSGLDRYYQIARCFRDEDLRADRQPEFTQVDIEVSFPSRDSFFTLMEGLVKDVFSKVKGVEIQTPFKHMDYQEAMNKYGSDKPDTRFGLEINDISEIVKGSEFKVFASPLSSGGTVRAIKASSTEGFSRKEIDELTDFVKRYGAKGLAWIAIKGGEVKSPIAKFLSEEELQGIITQMEATDGDTILIVADTIKVTLQSLGALRIHIAKKLNLIDNKLMKFLWVVNFPMFDYDEEEDRYVAAHHPFTSPLAEDVHLLDTDPTKVRANAYDMVYNGQEIAGGSIRIHEDEIQKKVFKAIGLTEEMAQEKFGFLLEGLSFGAPPHGGIAFGFDRLIMEMVDTENIRDVIAFPKTTSASDLMTQAPSTIDEKQLEELKIETVK, encoded by the coding sequence ATGGAAAGAACACATTATTGTGGAAACGTAACTGAAGAGTTTATTGGCCAAAAAGTAAGTATTAAAGGATGGGTAGCTAAACGACGTGACCTGGGAAGCCTAATATTTTTGGACCTAAGGGACAGAGAAGGAATAGTGCAATGTGTAATAAACAACGATAACCCAGAGGCATTTCAAGTAGGAGAGAAAATTAGGGGAGAATATGTCGTAGAAGTTGTAGGGGAAGTAGTGGAAAGAAGTTCTGCAAATCCTAACATCAAAACAGGAAAAATAGAGATCATCGTTGAAAAAATTAACATTCTAAACACCGCAAACACAACTCCATTTTATATAACTGATGAGTCAGATGTAGACCCTAACCTAAGGTTGAAACATCGTTACCTAGACCTAAGAAGGCCGAAGATGCTCAACAACCTCATGGTCAGAAGTAAAACCGCTAAAGTTATGAGGGACTACCTAGACAACCATGGCTTTGTTGAAGTAGAAACACCTATCCTAACTAAAAGTACTCCAGAGGGTGCTAGGGATTATGTTGTACCAAGTCGTATTTCCCCAGGTTCTTTTTATGCCCTACCTCAATCCCCACAATTATTTAAACAATTACTTATGGTATCTGGTTTAGACAGGTACTATCAAATAGCTCGCTGTTTCAGGGATGAAGACCTAAGGGCTGATAGACAACCTGAATTTACTCAGGTCGATATTGAGGTATCTTTCCCTTCAAGGGATAGCTTCTTCACCTTAATGGAAGGATTAGTGAAAGATGTCTTTAGTAAAGTAAAAGGTGTGGAAATTCAAACACCATTTAAACACATGGACTATCAAGAGGCCATGAACAAATACGGTTCTGACAAACCAGATACACGTTTTGGTTTAGAGATAAACGACATATCAGAAATAGTTAAAGGTTCAGAATTCAAGGTATTTGCTTCACCCCTATCATCAGGAGGTACAGTTCGAGCAATAAAAGCATCAAGCACAGAAGGATTTAGCCGTAAGGAAATAGATGAGTTAACAGATTTCGTAAAAAGGTATGGTGCCAAAGGACTAGCTTGGATTGCAATAAAGGGTGGAGAAGTAAAGTCTCCAATAGCTAAATTCCTATCAGAAGAAGAGCTACAAGGAATTATAACCCAAATGGAAGCAACAGATGGAGATACTATTCTAATAGTTGCAGATACCATTAAAGTAACCTTACAATCCCTAGGGGCGTTGAGAATACACATAGCTAAAAAGCTAAATCTGATTGACAACAAATTAATGAAGTTCCTATGGGTGGTAAACTTCCCAATGTTTGATTACGATGAAGAAGAAGATAGATATGTTGCTGCACATCATCCATTTACATCACCATTGGCAGAAGATGTCCACCTATTGGACACAGACCCTACAAAAGTAAGGGCAAATGCGTATGACATGGTATATAACGGACAAGAGATAGCTGGAGGAAGTATAAGGATTCATGAAGATGAAATTCAAAAGAAAGTATTCAAAGCCATAGGTCTAACTGAAGAAATGGCACAAGAGAAATTCGGTTTCTTACTTGAAGGCTTAAGCTTTGGAGCTCCCCCCCATGGAGGAATTGCCTTCGGTTTTGATAGACTAATAATGGAAATGGTAGACACAGAAAATATAAGGGACGTAATAGCATTTCCGAAAACAACAAGCGCATCAGACCTAATGACCCAGGCACCATCAACAATAGATGAAAAACAACTGGAAGAATTGAAGATAGAGACGGTAAAGTAG
- a CDS encoding zinc-ribbon domain containing protein, with protein sequence MYNDKNLACKDCQAEFVFSASEQQFYAEKGFENEPARCPQCRAEKKAQRNNRNSRPQNNSRGQRELFDVVCSECGTDTKVPFRPTGDKPVYCRDCFNK encoded by the coding sequence ATGTACAATGACAAAAACCTAGCATGTAAAGATTGCCAAGCAGAATTTGTTTTCTCAGCTTCAGAACAACAGTTTTATGCAGAAAAAGGTTTCGAAAATGAGCCAGCACGCTGCCCACAATGTAGAGCAGAGAAAAAAGCTCAAAGAAACAACAGAAACTCTAGACCACAAAACAACAGCAGAGGTCAAAGAGAATTATTTGACGTAGTTTGTTCAGAGTGTGGAACAGATACAAAAGTTCCATTTAGACCAACTGGTGACAAACCAGTTTACTGTAGAGACTGCTTCAACAAGTAA
- a CDS encoding M20 family metallopeptidase: MLNQTRLLETYYELIRVKSVSGNEQALADYLAKCLKDLGLEVKYTYYENSKNSPSIYSVLKGQGLGEGPTLLLTGHMDTVDVASGWNTDPFTPTIEGDKVYGLGACDMKGGLASIIETLRYIKENNVKLQGDITVAFVSDEEVQSRGTYNLLTEHGLKADMAIMAECRFTDAAVGFRGRYSINVSVKGKTGHASRYPNVGENAVISASKLAIAIEQLPTLVHPKIGEGTWCIRHIEGGIKNTLSVPDKCDLLVDRYVVPGESFDTCRDQILNAAKSIGLQGKVEVTLVHRPLPYMESFVIDENLPIVKSVVKNFRNVTGKEIELSYDKSVCDSNFLVTIGNIPTITFGPSGKNLHQSNEFGLISEILDCTKIYIDVIQDLLG; this comes from the coding sequence GTGCTTAATCAAACAAGACTGCTGGAAACTTATTATGAGTTGATTAGAGTTAAAAGCGTTAGTGGGAACGAGCAAGCTTTAGCTGATTATCTTGCAAAGTGTCTTAAGGATCTAGGGCTAGAGGTAAAATATACTTATTATGAAAATAGCAAAAATAGCCCTTCCATTTACTCTGTGCTGAAAGGCCAAGGCTTGGGCGAAGGTCCTACTCTACTTCTAACAGGGCATATGGACACAGTTGATGTGGCTAGTGGCTGGAACACTGATCCTTTTACTCCCACAATAGAAGGCGATAAGGTTTATGGTTTGGGGGCCTGTGACATGAAAGGTGGCCTAGCATCTATCATCGAAACTTTGCGTTATATTAAAGAGAACAATGTTAAGCTTCAAGGTGATATAACTGTGGCCTTTGTTTCCGATGAAGAGGTTCAGTCTAGGGGTACTTATAATCTGCTTACTGAACATGGATTAAAAGCTGATATGGCTATTATGGCAGAGTGCAGGTTTACAGATGCAGCCGTTGGCTTTAGAGGTAGGTATAGTATTAATGTTTCAGTTAAAGGTAAAACTGGGCACGCCAGCAGATATCCAAATGTTGGTGAGAACGCAGTTATAAGTGCATCTAAGCTAGCTATAGCTATTGAGCAGCTACCAACTTTAGTTCATCCTAAAATTGGTGAAGGTACCTGGTGTATCAGGCATATTGAAGGTGGTATAAAAAATACTTTAAGTGTACCAGATAAATGTGATCTTTTAGTTGATCGATATGTGGTGCCTGGTGAGAGTTTTGATACCTGTAGGGATCAAATACTAAATGCTGCTAAGTCTATTGGCCTTCAGGGTAAGGTTGAAGTAACATTAGTCCATAGACCCCTTCCTTATATGGAAAGTTTTGTTATCGACGAGAATTTGCCTATTGTGAAAAGTGTAGTGAAAAATTTTAGAAATGTTACAGGTAAAGAAATTGAATTATCCTACGATAAGTCAGTTTGCGATAGTAACTTTCTAGTTACCATCGGCAATATTCCTACTATTACCTTTGGGCCTTCAGGAAAGAATTTACATCAGTCTAATGAGTTTGGACTGATTTCCGAGATCTTGGATTGTACTAAGATTTATATTGATGTTATACAAGATTTGTTAGGATAA
- the nhaC gene encoding Na+/H+ antiporter NhaC encodes MSKLNVAKALTLLFLSFFIIFTGVLVVKAPSVIVLIFAGMVTIALSMAWGIKWDDIQNDIYDNLRSMFPAILILLSVGMLVGAWILAGTVPLMVYYGLKILTPSTFLISAALICAAMSVMAGTSWGTISTVGVALMGVSTGLGVPLHMTAGAIVVGAIFGDKLSPLSDTTVLAAAVSDVELVDHIKYMLYTTIPGFVISLGLYTILGFRFSSGSVSGESLDLILSTLENTFTLNPVLLLPPILVLFLIYKKYPTLPVFAVGIIFGSVLAFIFQTTGSFSDRLLTIASALNGGYSQSTGVGIVDSMLIRGGLRSMLGTVALLIGAVIFGSPLRTAGVIGILINYIKSVAKSGKAIMLSSFSLHGLMFLVTGSYYVTFSVLGPILKPLYSRFGLHPKNLSRTLEDTGTALAPIVPWSVTGVFIVDTLGVETGKFFLYAPMTYLGLVFGLIYIVTNFKIATVETHQEVDTLSA; translated from the coding sequence ATGTCTAAATTAAATGTTGCTAAAGCTTTAACCTTATTATTTTTATCTTTCTTCATTATTTTCACAGGTGTTTTAGTTGTCAAAGCCCCATCTGTCATTGTATTGATTTTCGCAGGTATGGTTACCATTGCTTTGTCCATGGCTTGGGGGATAAAGTGGGATGATATACAAAATGATATATATGATAATTTAAGATCTATGTTCCCAGCTATTTTAATATTATTATCAGTAGGTATGTTGGTTGGTGCTTGGATATTAGCTGGCACTGTTCCTTTGATGGTTTATTATGGTTTGAAAATTCTTACTCCATCTACCTTTTTAATCTCTGCAGCGTTAATTTGTGCAGCCATGTCAGTTATGGCAGGAACATCTTGGGGAACTATTAGCACAGTAGGTGTTGCCCTTATGGGTGTTTCTACAGGTTTAGGTGTTCCCTTACACATGACAGCAGGGGCAATAGTTGTGGGTGCTATTTTCGGGGATAAGTTATCTCCTCTTTCAGATACAACTGTCTTAGCTGCAGCAGTGTCAGACGTTGAACTCGTTGATCATATTAAATATATGCTTTACACAACAATTCCTGGTTTTGTTATATCCTTGGGTCTATATACCATATTGGGTTTTCGTTTTAGCAGTGGTAGTGTATCTGGAGAAAGCCTTGACTTGATTTTATCCACACTGGAAAATACTTTTACTTTAAACCCTGTCTTACTACTACCACCTATTTTGGTACTGTTCTTGATTTATAAAAAGTACCCTACTTTACCGGTTTTTGCAGTTGGTATAATTTTCGGGTCAGTTCTAGCTTTTATATTTCAGACCACTGGCTCTTTTAGTGATAGACTTCTAACTATCGCATCTGCTTTAAATGGTGGCTATTCTCAAAGTACTGGTGTTGGTATTGTTGATAGCATGTTAATACGCGGTGGGTTAAGAAGTATGTTAGGAACAGTTGCATTGTTAATTGGTGCAGTTATCTTTGGCTCTCCCTTAAGAACTGCAGGGGTTATTGGCATATTGATTAACTATATTAAGTCCGTTGCCAAAAGCGGCAAAGCAATTATGTTATCGAGTTTCTCTTTACATGGTCTGATGTTCTTGGTAACTGGTAGTTACTACGTAACATTTTCAGTTTTAGGACCTATTTTAAAACCTCTATATAGTCGTTTTGGTTTACATCCGAAAAATCTTTCCCGTACTTTAGAGGATACTGGAACTGCTTTGGCACCTATTGTTCCTTGGAGTGTTACAGGTGTTTTTATAGTTGATACCCTTGGTGTAGAAACTGGTAAGTTTTTCTTATATGCTCCAATGACCTACTTGGGCTTAGTTTTCGGATTAATCTATATTGTTACTAACTTTAAAATAGCTACTGTAGAAACTCATCAGGAGGTGGATACTTTAAGTGCTTAA
- a CDS encoding tRNA threonylcarbamoyladenosine dehydratase: MKQHRFARTEMLIGTENLEKLKNSAVIIFGVGGVGSYSVEALARAGVGKLRLVDFDDICLTNSNRQLHALKNTVGKIKVDVMAERAKLINPDIEVEAVKEFYTIENGEELLSGEFDYVIDAIDTITAKLHLIETCVKRGVPVISSMGAGNKLRPELLEIVDISETSFCPLARVMRKELKKRGIHKGVEVVYSQEFPRKPIMEGDCKNNCICPGGDGHCTKKRQIPGSISFVPSTVGLLMAGRVVNRIIGEID, from the coding sequence ATGAAACAACATAGATTTGCAAGAACTGAAATGCTAATAGGAACAGAAAACCTAGAAAAACTTAAAAACAGCGCTGTTATAATATTTGGTGTGGGAGGAGTAGGATCATACAGTGTAGAAGCCTTAGCTAGGGCAGGAGTGGGAAAACTTCGTCTAGTGGACTTTGATGATATCTGTCTAACCAACAGCAACAGGCAACTACATGCCCTTAAAAACACCGTTGGCAAAATAAAAGTAGACGTAATGGCAGAAAGAGCAAAATTAATAAACCCAGATATTGAAGTAGAAGCAGTGAAAGAATTCTACACCATAGAAAATGGAGAAGAACTGCTTTCAGGTGAATTTGATTATGTAATAGATGCCATAGATACAATAACAGCAAAGCTACACCTCATTGAAACATGTGTAAAAAGGGGGGTGCCTGTTATATCTTCAATGGGAGCTGGTAATAAACTACGCCCAGAACTTCTTGAAATTGTGGATATATCTGAGACATCATTTTGTCCCCTTGCAAGGGTTATGCGTAAGGAATTAAAAAAACGTGGAATCCACAAAGGTGTAGAAGTAGTGTACTCTCAAGAATTTCCCAGAAAGCCAATTATGGAGGGAGATTGTAAAAACAACTGTATATGCCCCGGTGGTGATGGGCACTGTACTAAGAAAAGACAGATACCAGGCAGCATATCATTTGTACCCTCAACTGTTGGACTTCTAATGGCAGGAAGAGTAGTAAACAGAATCATAGGCGAAATTGACTAA
- a CDS encoding SoxR reducing system RseC family protein, with product MKQVGIITNLEGELAEVEVQRHTACKKCGGCGLGTKNSNKVKVKNPVNAEIGNKVYIDMADIGVLKAAAIMYMIPLAALVIGFMFSYYGAQHFGYVDTKELWGLGFGFAFLIGSFILIRKFEPKLSLNTLYGPKILRVIGDEEIIEE from the coding sequence ATGAAACAAGTTGGAATAATAACTAACCTTGAAGGGGAATTAGCAGAGGTAGAAGTACAAAGACATACTGCATGTAAAAAATGTGGGGGTTGTGGCCTTGGAACTAAAAACTCCAATAAAGTAAAGGTGAAAAATCCTGTTAACGCAGAAATAGGAAATAAAGTATATATAGACATGGCAGACATAGGGGTACTAAAAGCGGCGGCTATTATGTATATGATTCCTTTGGCAGCACTGGTTATAGGATTTATGTTTTCATATTACGGAGCTCAACACTTCGGTTACGTAGATACAAAAGAGCTATGGGGCTTAGGCTTTGGATTTGCCTTCCTAATAGGCTCATTCATACTGATTCGCAAGTTTGAGCCTAAACTAAGTCTAAACACCTTATACGGTCCTAAGATTCTAAGGGTAATAGGTGACGAAGAAATAATAGAAGAATAA
- a CDS encoding ATP-binding cassette domain-containing protein: MNLSILNLTRIYNDKKVLDLPKANIKSGSIYSIIGPNGAGKSTLIRILAGIDNASSGKVLYNDSVFDDDVRKRITLLFQKPYMMNLNVYENIAYPLKIRGFSKWDIGSRVDELLGILDLHDIKSQRASTLSGGEAQKVALARGLVFRPELVLLDEPTASIDPVSTLLMEKLVTQTNKNYGTTFVWVTHNISQARRTADKVIFMHQGKVVESGGAEMVLKNPTNEITRRFVGGDLIL, from the coding sequence ATGAACTTATCTATATTAAATTTGACTAGAATATATAATGACAAAAAAGTTTTGGATTTACCAAAAGCTAATATTAAAAGTGGCAGTATATACTCAATTATTGGACCAAATGGTGCAGGTAAAAGCACTTTAATAAGGATACTAGCTGGTATTGATAATGCATCTTCTGGTAAAGTTCTATACAATGATTCTGTATTTGACGATGATGTGAGGAAAAGAATCACTCTTTTATTTCAGAAACCCTATATGATGAACTTGAATGTTTACGAAAATATTGCCTACCCCTTAAAAATTCGGGGGTTCAGCAAGTGGGATATTGGTTCACGGGTGGATGAACTGTTGGGTATTTTGGATTTACATGATATTAAGAGTCAGCGGGCCTCTACTTTGTCTGGTGGTGAAGCTCAAAAGGTTGCTCTAGCTAGGGGTTTAGTTTTTAGACCCGAACTAGTATTACTTGATGAGCCCACGGCAAGTATTGATCCTGTTTCTACTTTACTTATGGAGAAGTTAGTGACCCAGACAAATAAGAATTATGGAACCACTTTTGTGTGGGTTACCCATAATATTAGTCAGGCTAGGCGTACTGCAGATAAGGTAATTTTCATGCATCAGGGTAAGGTCGTCGAGTCTGGGGGGGCAGAGATGGTGCTGAAAAACCCAACTAATGAGATTACACGTAGATTTGTTGGCGGGGATTTGATACTTTAG
- a CDS encoding ABC transporter permease yields MEIINSFVRAFQLIFEFDKGVYEIILLSLYVSLSSTVISTIMGVPLGIFLGLKDFRGKKVLIRIIYSLMSTPPVIVGLAVFLVIARKGPLGFLGLTYTPPAMVIAQVVLVTPIVVGLVFNNVVEKGSNIRNMAFTLGANKLQTLVLLLNELRSNILVAVTTGYGRAISEVGAVMIVGGNIRGHTRVMTTSIAMLRSMGDYETAIALGLVLLLISFIINSIIYNYQRARGV; encoded by the coding sequence GTGGAAATAATAAATAGCTTCGTACGAGCTTTTCAGCTAATCTTTGAATTTGATAAGGGAGTCTACGAGATAATACTTCTTTCTTTGTATGTCTCATTATCATCTACAGTTATTTCCACAATTATGGGTGTTCCGTTGGGAATTTTCCTAGGACTTAAGGATTTCCGGGGTAAAAAAGTACTCATTAGGATTATTTATTCCCTAATGAGTACTCCCCCTGTTATTGTAGGTTTGGCGGTGTTTCTGGTTATTGCAAGGAAAGGCCCCCTTGGCTTTTTGGGCTTGACCTATACTCCCCCTGCCATGGTAATAGCCCAGGTTGTGCTGGTAACTCCCATTGTAGTGGGTTTAGTATTTAATAATGTTGTTGAAAAGGGTAGTAATATCAGGAATATGGCCTTCACTTTAGGTGCCAATAAGCTACAAACATTGGTTTTACTTCTTAACGAGCTTAGGAGTAATATCCTGGTTGCAGTTACCACGGGATATGGAAGAGCCATATCTGAAGTTGGCGCAGTTATGATCGTAGGTGGTAATATAAGGGGCCACACGAGGGTTATGACAACATCTATTGCAATGTTGAGGAGTATGGGTGACTATGAGACTGCTATAGCTTTGGGGTTAGTTCTACTACTTATTTCGTTTATAATCAATTCTATTATTTATAATTATCAACGGGCTCGAGGGGTATAA
- a CDS encoding substrate-binding domain-containing protein has protein sequence MSRFVKFFSIMLLVVFFLVGCGTGSSEESSIILATTTSTENSGLLDFLLPIFQEDTGIEVKVIAVGTGQAIKLGEDGEADVLLAHAKASEEAFVAAGHGVERFDVMYNDFVLIGPDSDPLNVKGLAGNDIVKALEIIKNSGEGAFISRGDESGTHKKELELWAELGLEPEGEWYKSVGAGMGETILMAEELQGYTLTDRATYLSMVGNLDSVIITEGDTKMFNQYGIIAVNPDKNDKINNEGAIKFIEWMLSEKGQELIKEFGVEEFGDSLFIPNAK, from the coding sequence ATGTCAAGGTTTGTTAAGTTTTTCTCAATCATGTTGTTAGTAGTATTTTTCCTTGTTGGCTGTGGGACAGGTTCGTCTGAGGAGAGTAGCATTATTTTAGCCACAACCACTAGCACAGAAAATAGTGGTTTGCTAGACTTCCTACTTCCTATTTTTCAAGAGGACACTGGTATTGAAGTGAAGGTTATCGCAGTAGGTACTGGTCAGGCCATTAAGCTTGGAGAAGACGGAGAAGCCGATGTTTTATTAGCCCATGCAAAAGCATCCGAGGAGGCTTTTGTTGCTGCAGGACACGGTGTTGAGAGATTTGATGTTATGTATAATGATTTTGTTCTTATCGGTCCAGATAGTGACCCACTAAATGTAAAGGGTCTAGCAGGTAATGATATTGTTAAAGCTTTAGAAATCATAAAAAACTCCGGTGAGGGAGCTTTTATCTCTAGGGGTGATGAATCTGGTACTCATAAAAAAGAGTTAGAACTTTGGGCAGAACTAGGGCTTGAACCTGAAGGAGAATGGTATAAGTCAGTTGGTGCTGGTATGGGTGAAACAATCCTTATGGCTGAAGAGTTACAGGGCTATACACTTACTGATAGAGCAACTTATCTTTCTATGGTGGGAAACCTTGATTCTGTTATAATAACTGAGGGAGACACGAAGATGTTTAACCAGTATGGTATTATCGCTGTTAACCCAGATAAAAATGATAAGATAAACAATGAAGGTGCAATTAAGTTTATTGAGTGGATGTTATCTGAAAAGGGGCAAGAGCTTATCAAAGAGTTTGGTGTGGAGGAATTCGGAGATTCTTTATTCATACCTAATGCAAAATAA
- a CDS encoding replication-associated recombination protein A, with product MDLFSMANQDKGQPLAAKFRPKTLDDFMGQKHIVGEGSLLRRAIVADKISSMIFYGPPGTGKTTLATIIANTTNCDFKKINAVTAGISDIREVIKDAKNTKDMYLKRTILFIDEIHRFNKSQQDALLPAVEDGTIILIGATTENPYFEVNSALISRSTIFQLQHLKEEDLEELISKVLMDKEKGLGNLNIEITQEAVKHLVFVSGGDARVLLNGLELAVLTTPPNEKGAINISLQEIEQSVQKKGFLYDKNGDNHYDTISAMIKSIRGSDPDAALYWLARLLDSGEDPKFIARRLVISASEDIGNADPNGLNVAVSAFQAVNLIGMPEGRLILAQCATYLASAPKSNSSYVGIAEAQKDVTTKKFPGVPIHLKDAHYKGASKLGHGVEYKYPHSYPGNYTPQQYLPEGLEGQRYYRPTENGYEKNIKEYIKKTKGTWE from the coding sequence ATGGACTTATTCAGTATGGCAAACCAGGACAAAGGGCAACCCTTAGCCGCAAAGTTTCGCCCAAAAACCTTAGATGACTTTATGGGTCAAAAACACATAGTAGGAGAGGGAAGCCTACTCAGACGAGCTATCGTAGCTGACAAAATATCATCCATGATTTTTTATGGTCCTCCAGGCACAGGCAAAACAACCCTTGCCACTATTATAGCAAATACAACAAACTGTGATTTTAAAAAAATAAATGCAGTAACAGCTGGTATATCTGATATACGTGAAGTTATAAAAGATGCAAAGAACACCAAAGATATGTACTTAAAAAGAACCATACTATTTATAGATGAAATACATAGATTCAACAAAAGCCAGCAAGATGCACTACTGCCAGCGGTGGAGGACGGAACTATTATCCTTATAGGTGCCACAACAGAAAACCCATATTTTGAAGTTAACTCTGCGTTGATATCCCGTTCTACCATATTCCAACTCCAACACCTAAAAGAAGAGGACCTCGAAGAACTCATCAGTAAAGTTTTAATGGACAAAGAAAAGGGTCTAGGGAATCTAAACATAGAAATAACACAAGAAGCAGTTAAACACTTAGTTTTCGTTTCCGGTGGTGATGCCAGAGTATTACTCAATGGCCTTGAACTTGCAGTACTAACAACTCCCCCCAACGAAAAAGGGGCTATTAATATATCCCTACAAGAAATAGAACAATCTGTACAAAAGAAAGGATTTCTATATGACAAAAATGGTGACAATCACTATGACACCATTTCAGCCATGATTAAATCCATAAGGGGTTCAGACCCTGATGCTGCACTCTACTGGCTAGCTCGCCTTTTAGATTCAGGAGAAGATCCGAAATTTATAGCAAGAAGGCTTGTGATCTCAGCCTCAGAAGATATAGGCAATGCAGATCCCAACGGATTAAACGTGGCCGTTTCTGCTTTCCAAGCTGTAAACCTTATTGGAATGCCAGAGGGAAGACTTATCCTGGCTCAATGTGCAACATATCTCGCGTCAGCACCAAAAAGCAATAGTAGCTATGTGGGTATAGCTGAGGCACAAAAAGATGTGACAACTAAGAAATTCCCAGGAGTACCTATACATCTAAAAGATGCACATTATAAAGGAGCTTCAAAACTAGGACATGGGGTAGAATACAAATACCCCCATTCATACCCAGGAAACTACACTCCACAACAATACCTCCCTGAAGGGCTAGAAGGCCAACGCTACTATAGACCAACAGAAAACGGCTACGAGAAAAACATAAAAGAATACATTAAAAAGACTAAAGGGACTTGGGAGTAA
- a CDS encoding CPBP family intramembrane glutamic endopeptidase, protein MGLFKNRLGELLPGWKVILAIVLVVIFALVATNLISLVISLSLLVFGYSVVDFQANYFFMAIISQTGFLLGSLFAFKIFFRRPFRDIGLHRSKNSLSQMAIGLVFGAVSISSVYFVLLLSGHIEVIEVSFKNSNDLLVGLILFLVVGFSEEVLFRGYIMHVIDIFKKPWATVFFSSVLFSLAHIGNPNLTTLGLINIGFVGILFAQMFIKTKSLWMPIGYHITWNYFQGNILGLPVSGLDTSSIISSQVVKHDILSGGAFGPEGGLIVTFIIGLGFLFLKKITSSVNL, encoded by the coding sequence ATGGGATTATTTAAAAATCGCCTTGGGGAGTTACTGCCGGGATGGAAGGTAATACTTGCCATTGTGCTTGTGGTTATTTTTGCACTGGTAGCTACTAATTTGATTTCTTTAGTTATTTCTCTATCTTTATTGGTATTTGGTTATTCTGTTGTGGATTTCCAGGCCAATTATTTTTTCATGGCTATCATAAGTCAAACTGGCTTTTTGTTAGGTTCCTTGTTTGCATTTAAAATCTTTTTCAGAAGGCCTTTTAGAGATATAGGTTTACATAGGTCTAAAAATAGTCTTTCCCAAATGGCAATTGGTTTAGTTTTCGGTGCTGTATCAATTAGCTCAGTTTATTTTGTTCTTCTGTTGTCTGGTCATATCGAAGTAATTGAAGTAAGTTTCAAAAATAGCAATGACTTGTTAGTAGGACTTATACTTTTTCTTGTGGTTGGCTTTAGTGAAGAGGTATTATTTAGAGGATATATTATGCATGTGATTGATATATTTAAAAAACCCTGGGCAACAGTATTTTTTTCTTCTGTGCTTTTCTCCTTGGCCCATATAGGCAACCCCAATCTGACAACCTTAGGGCTTATTAATATTGGATTTGTAGGTATTTTGTTTGCCCAGATGTTTATTAAAACTAAAAGTTTATGGATGCCAATTGGTTATCACATAACCTGGAATTATTTCCAAGGCAATATCCTGGGGCTCCCTGTAAGTGGGTTAGACACTTCAAGCATCATATCTTCCCAAGTAGTAAAACATGACATACTAAGTGGAGGAGCCTTTGGTCCTGAAGGTGGCCTAATTGTCACTTTTATTATTGGGTTGGGGTTTTTGTTTCTTAAAAAAATTACTTCATCGGTTAACCTTTGA